A region of the Arthrobacter sp. FW306-07-I genome:
AGGCCGGCCCCCTGAAAAGACCCGCCCCCTGGCGCCGCCGTCCCGCCAGCTACCGTGCCGGACAGCTCCATGGCGGGACCGGTGGACACCTCCGCCTGGGCCGCAAGGGATTGGCCATCGGGATAGATATTGGGGGAACGAAGGTAGCCGCGGGCGTGGTGGACGCCGAAGGCCGGATCCTTAATGAGGCACGCCGCTCCACCCCCGGGACGGATCCCCGTGCTGTGGAACAGGTCATCGTGGAACTGGTGGAGGAGCTCAGCCAGGGGCACCGCATCTGGTCGGTGGGCATCGGCGCCGCCGGGTGGATGGACCTGGCCGGCGGCACCGTCCTCTTCAGCCCGCACCTGGCCTGGCGCAACGAGCCGCTGCGTGCGAACCTCCAGCGGCTCCTCCGCCGGCCGGTACTCCTGACCAACGACGCCGATGCGGCAGCCTGGGCTGAGTGGCGCTTCGGTGCCGGCCAAGGAGAGGACCGGCTGGTCTGCATCACGCTGGGCACCGGTATTGGCGGTGCAATGGTGATGGACGGCAGGGTGGAGCGCGGCCGGTTCGGCGTGGCAGGGGAGTTCGGCCACCAAATCATCATGCCGGGCGGGCACCGGTGCGAATGCGGCAACCGCGGATGTTGGGAACAGTATGCGTCGGGCAATGCCCTGGGCCGCGAAGCGAGGCTGCTGGCCCGGTCCAACTCCCCGGTGGCGCAGGACCTGCTGGCAGCGGTGCATGGACATCCGGAAGCCATTACCGGCGCCATCGTCACCGAGCTGGCACTGGCCGGCGACCGCGCCTCCCGCGAGCTGATCGAGGAAGTCGGCGAATGGCTTGGACTTGGGCTCGCCAATCTGGCGGCAGCCCTGGATCCGGGCCTCTTCGTGATCGGCGGCGGCCTCTGCTCAGCTGGCGACCTGCTGGTGGAACCCGCCCGCAAAGCCTTCGCCCGGAACCTGACGGGCCGTGGCTTCCGCCCGGCTGCCGGAATCGAGCTTGCTGCACTGGGCCCTAGCGCGGGGCTCATTGGGGCGGCGGACCTTTCGCGGGTCAGCAGCCGCGTCCGCAGCTGACCACCGCCTGCTGACACGGCGGGCGACGACTTCGTTGACCACGACTTAGTCGACGACGACGGCGGGCCCGGGGGCGCTACACCCTGGCGCCGTCGTCGTCCCCGTTCTTTTCCTGCGGCAGCTTCATGATCAGGTACACCGTCCCAAGGACGAACGCGGCAACGATGCCGACGATGGCCAGCAGGGGCGCCGTGCGCCAGAACATCGCCGACAACAGCAGCGCCACGGGGCCGCCCACGGCACCGAGCCAGGCCAGCATGGTCAGCGGCTCGGTGCCGGCCAGGCTGGGCGGTTCCTCCGGCACGAACTCTTCGTCGCCATCGTCCACCTCATAGTCCCGGGGACCCTCCGGGGCCCCGCCTGCACCCTGGCCGTCCTCCCCTCCTGCCCCCGCCTGGCGTTCCGCCGGGGACGGC
Encoded here:
- a CDS encoding ROK family glucokinase, which translates into the protein MYGPLPGDQAGPLKRPAPWRRRPASYRAGQLHGGTGGHLRLGRKGLAIGIDIGGTKVAAGVVDAEGRILNEARRSTPGTDPRAVEQVIVELVEELSQGHRIWSVGIGAAGWMDLAGGTVLFSPHLAWRNEPLRANLQRLLRRPVLLTNDADAAAWAEWRFGAGQGEDRLVCITLGTGIGGAMVMDGRVERGRFGVAGEFGHQIIMPGGHRCECGNRGCWEQYASGNALGREARLLARSNSPVAQDLLAAVHGHPEAITGAIVTELALAGDRASRELIEEVGEWLGLGLANLAAALDPGLFVIGGGLCSAGDLLVEPARKAFARNLTGRGFRPAAGIELAALGPSAGLIGAADLSRVSSRVRS